The following proteins are encoded in a genomic region of Arcobacter cloacae:
- a CDS encoding NADH-quinone oxidoreductase subunit M, with amino-acid sequence MENILSMLIFFPAAAAVVGFLIHKDSMRQFGVVVTVVEFVLALLMWYYFDTNVAGMQFVQTLPLISSYGINYIVGVDGVSIFLIIMITFMTMIAIIGLTEKKDVKNLIITMLFLEMTMVGVFSSLDVVLFYIFWELTLIPMFYIIGFWGAEKRFYAAIKFFLYTFIGSLIMLIGILYFGYVYNQTTGVWSFSLLDWNSVVLPFDLQLWLFIAFFLGFAVKVPMFPFHTWLPIAHGQAPTIGSIILAAVLLKMETYGFIRFSLPLFPDASVYFVGFMATLGLIAIIYTAMLAYAQEDMKQMIAYSSISHMGVITLGVFALNVEGISGAVYLMIGHAIVSGALFMCVGVLYDRRHTKMIKDFGGLAHNMPVFAVVYIVVLMASIGLPLTIGFIGEFLSLLGFFKYSPIMAFIGALTIVLSAIYMLAMYKKVFFGKLVKEENKSMKDIFGRELVALGSLVVLIIALGIYPKVILDPLNTSVTHLTRVMEIKAVNEDTKEKLRALNSIGEVK; translated from the coding sequence ATGGAAAATATTTTATCGATGTTGATATTTTTTCCTGCAGCTGCAGCAGTTGTTGGATTTTTGATTCATAAAGATTCAATGAGACAATTTGGAGTTGTAGTTACGGTTGTTGAGTTTGTTTTAGCACTATTAATGTGGTATTACTTCGATACAAATGTTGCAGGAATGCAGTTTGTTCAAACACTACCTCTTATAAGTTCTTATGGAATAAATTATATAGTTGGAGTAGATGGGGTTTCTATATTTTTAATCATAATGATTACATTTATGACAATGATTGCAATTATTGGATTAACAGAAAAAAAAGATGTAAAAAACCTTATTATTACAATGTTGTTTTTAGAAATGACAATGGTTGGAGTATTTAGTTCTTTAGATGTTGTTTTATTTTATATCTTCTGGGAATTAACACTTATTCCAATGTTTTATATTATTGGATTTTGGGGAGCAGAAAAAAGATTTTACGCAGCAATTAAATTTTTCCTATATACATTTATAGGTTCTTTAATTATGTTAATTGGTATCTTATATTTTGGATATGTTTATAATCAAACTACAGGTGTTTGGAGTTTTAGTTTACTTGACTGGAATAGTGTTGTATTACCATTTGATTTACAACTTTGGTTATTTATAGCATTCTTTTTAGGATTTGCTGTAAAAGTTCCGATGTTTCCTTTTCATACTTGGTTACCAATTGCACATGGTCAAGCACCAACAATAGGTTCTATTATTTTAGCTGCTGTTTTACTAAAAATGGAAACTTATGGATTTATTAGATTCTCACTTCCATTATTTCCTGATGCAAGTGTTTATTTTGTAGGATTTATGGCAACATTGGGACTTATAGCTATTATTTATACTGCAATGTTGGCTTATGCTCAAGAAGATATGAAACAGATGATTGCTTACTCTTCTATTTCTCACATGGGAGTTATTACTCTTGGAGTTTTTGCTTTAAATGTTGAGGGTATTTCAGGAGCAGTTTATTTAATGATTGGACATGCAATTGTTTCAGGAGCTTTATTTATGTGTGTTGGAGTTCTATATGATAGACGACATACCAAAATGATAAAAGATTTTGGTGGATTAGCACATAATATGCCTGTTTTTGCAGTAGTTTATATAGTTGTTTTGATGGCATCTATTGGACTTCCTTTAACTATTGGATTTATTGGTGAATTTTTATCTTTATTAGGATTCTTTAAATACTCTCCTATAATGGCATTTATAGGAGCATTAACAATAGTTTTAAGTGCAATTTATATGTTAGCAATGTATAAAAAAGTATTTTTTGGTAAATTAGTAAAAGAAGAAAATAAATCTATGAAAGATATTTTTGGAAGAGAGTTAGTTGCTCTTGGGTCACTGGTAGTTTTAATCATCGCTCTTGGAATATATCCAAAAGTGATTTTAGACCCATTGAATACTTCAGTTACTCATCTTACAAGAGTTATGGAAATAAAAGCAGTTAATGAAGATACAAAAGAAAAACTAAGAGCTTTAAACTCTATTGGGGAGGTTAAATAA
- the nuoL gene encoding NADH-quinone oxidoreductase subunit L, with product MEKFVYIALFAPFVGSLVAALFSTQPKTAFTGWFTSFMLAVSMYASLNLLHYVYTTDISLHVNLFDWIVIGNLDIPFGFVVDHVSVVMMSVVTVVSTMVHIHSIGYMEHDKGFNRYFSYLSAFVFSMLVLVMADNFAVLFIGWEGVGVCSWLLIGFWYHKDSATWAANEAFIMNRVGDLGLLLGMFIIYWNIGSLQYDIVFAQVSTLETSTLIWIGVLLFVGAMGKSAQFPLHTWLADAMEGPTPVSALIHAATMVTAGVYLVVRANELYTLIPQVGYAIACLGAFVAIFAATMALVNNDMKRIIAYSTLSQLGYMFVAAGLGAYWVALFHLATHAFFKSVLFLGAGNVMHAMSDELDIRKMGGLHKKMKATSIIMIVASLALAGIFPLAGFFSKDKILEAAFNADAIILWGTLWITAGLTAFYSFRLVMKIFFGEQNYSNDEFHPHEAKGFVIASMIPLAVLAVVAGMFEHQFVEFVTKILPTWEASNLNNSTIWILILVTSGVAILGILVAVFKYRNGGFSKSWEDTFIYRLLSNQYYIPKIYEVCISKPYYAISVWIFKVIEVKLIDASIDGLAHFVNKLGVKARPIQSGNLSSSLRLMVFGLILGLVLALVLSVL from the coding sequence ATGGAAAAATTTGTATATATAGCTCTTTTTGCTCCTTTTGTAGGTTCTTTGGTTGCAGCACTATTTTCAACTCAACCAAAAACAGCCTTTACAGGATGGTTTACTTCTTTTATGTTAGCTGTATCAATGTATGCTTCATTAAATTTATTGCATTATGTTTATACAACAGATATCTCTTTACATGTAAATCTATTTGATTGGATAGTAATAGGTAATTTAGATATTCCTTTTGGTTTTGTGGTTGATCATGTTTCAGTTGTTATGATGAGTGTGGTAACAGTTGTTTCTACAATGGTTCATATTCACTCTATTGGATATATGGAACATGACAAAGGTTTTAATAGATATTTCTCTTATCTTTCAGCTTTCGTTTTTTCAATGTTAGTTCTTGTAATGGCTGATAACTTCGCTGTTTTATTTATAGGATGGGAAGGGGTTGGAGTTTGTTCATGGTTACTTATTGGTTTTTGGTACCACAAAGACTCTGCAACTTGGGCAGCTAATGAAGCATTTATAATGAATAGAGTTGGAGATTTAGGTCTTTTACTTGGAATGTTTATTATTTATTGGAATATCGGAAGTTTACAATATGATATCGTATTTGCTCAAGTATCAACTCTTGAAACAAGTACACTAATTTGGATAGGTGTTTTATTATTTGTAGGAGCAATGGGAAAATCAGCTCAATTTCCACTTCATACTTGGCTTGCAGATGCGATGGAAGGACCAACGCCAGTTTCAGCATTGATTCATGCTGCAACGATGGTAACAGCAGGGGTTTATTTAGTTGTAAGAGCAAATGAACTTTATACTTTAATTCCGCAAGTTGGTTATGCTATCGCTTGTTTAGGAGCATTTGTTGCAATATTTGCAGCAACTATGGCTTTAGTAAATAATGATATGAAAAGAATTATTGCATATTCAACACTTTCACAACTTGGATATATGTTTGTTGCTGCTGGTTTAGGTGCTTATTGGGTTGCATTATTTCACTTAGCTACACATGCATTTTTCAAATCAGTATTATTTTTAGGTGCTGGAAATGTTATGCATGCTATGAGTGATGAACTTGATATTAGAAAAATGGGTGGTTTACACAAAAAGATGAAAGCTACTTCAATTATTATGATTGTAGCATCGCTAGCACTTGCTGGAATATTCCCACTTGCTGGATTCTTCTCAAAAGATAAGATTTTAGAAGCTGCATTTAATGCTGATGCAATTATTTTATGGGGAACTTTATGGATAACAGCTGGATTAACAGCTTTTTATTCATTTAGACTTGTAATGAAAATATTCTTTGGTGAACAAAACTACTCAAATGATGAATTCCATCCTCATGAAGCAAAAGGTTTTGTAATAGCTTCTATGATACCACTTGCAGTGTTAGCTGTAGTTGCTGGAATGTTTGAACATCAGTTTGTAGAGTTTGTAACAAAAATATTACCAACATGGGAAGCTTCAAATCTTAATAATTCAACTATTTGGATTTTGATTTTAGTTACAAGTGGTGTGGCTATTTTAGGTATTTTAGTTGCTGTGTTCAAATATAGAAATGGTGGATTTAGTAAATCATGGGAAGATACATTTATTTATAGATTATTGAGTAATCAATATTATATTCCAAAAATTTACGAGGTTTGTATTTCAAAACCATATTATGCAATTTCAGTTTGGATATTTAAAGTAATAGAAGTTAAATTAATAGATGCTTCTATTGATGGATTAGCGCATTTTGTAAATAAATTAGGGGTAAAAGCTAGACCGATTCAGTCTGGTAATTTATCATCATCACTAAGACTTATGGTGTTTGGATTAATTTTAGGATTAGTTCTTGCCTTAGTTTTATCGGTACTTTAA
- the nuoK gene encoding NADH-quinone oxidoreductase subunit NuoK, with amino-acid sequence MTLNAYLILSTLLFCIGLIGVIRRKNVLMLFFSTEIMLNAVNVGFAAISKFHGDLTGQMFAFFIIAVAASEVAIGLGLLILWYKRTGSINLDDIAGMKG; translated from the coding sequence ATGACACTTAATGCCTATTTAATACTTTCAACGCTCCTATTTTGTATAGGATTAATTGGTGTAATTAGAAGAAAAAATGTTTTAATGCTTTTTTTCTCAACTGAAATTATGTTAAATGCTGTAAATGTTGGTTTTGCTGCAATTTCTAAATTTCATGGAGATTTAACAGGTCAAATGTTTGCATTTTTTATTATTGCAGTTGCTGCAAGTGAAGTTGCTATTGGACTTGGCTTGTTGATTCTTTGGTATAAAAGAACAGGTTCTATTAATTTAGATGATATTGCTGGGATGAAGGGGTAA
- a CDS encoding NADH-quinone oxidoreductase subunit J, whose product MFEVVAFIIFSVLTISMFGITVLTNNALYALSSLAAGMIFISGFFFLLNADFLGAVQIVVYTGAVMALYAFGMMFFDSLSEVKEKIKNPRLVFLLSGMVALIVVVVLIAPIIGQNIEANYPVHPEYGNSVDVGLVLFTKYLLPFELAAIMLLVAMIGGIVLAGKKMDYSYSEMKEEEIDEKIKQDEASQKDVK is encoded by the coding sequence ATGTTTGAAGTTGTAGCTTTTATAATCTTTTCGGTTTTAACTATTAGTATGTTTGGTATTACTGTTTTAACTAACAATGCTTTATATGCTTTAAGTTCTTTGGCTGCTGGAATGATATTTATTTCAGGTTTTTTCTTTTTATTAAATGCAGACTTTTTAGGAGCTGTTCAAATAGTTGTTTATACAGGGGCTGTTATGGCTCTTTATGCATTTGGTATGATGTTTTTTGACTCTTTATCAGAAGTAAAAGAAAAAATCAAAAATCCAAGATTAGTATTTTTACTCTCTGGAATGGTAGCATTAATTGTAGTTGTTGTTTTAATTGCACCAATTATAGGTCAAAATATTGAAGCAAACTATCCTGTTCATCCTGAATATGGAAATAGTGTTGATGTGGGACTTGTATTATTTACAAAATATTTACTTCCATTTGAATTAGCAGCTATTATGCTTTTGGTTGCGATGATTGGTGGAATTGTACTTGCAGGAAAAAAAATGGATTACTCTTATTCAGAGATGAAAGAAGAAGAAATTGATGAGAAAATCAAACAAGATGAAGCATCACAAAAGGATGTTAAATGA
- the nuoI gene encoding NADH-quinone oxidoreductase subunit NuoI, with product MELNKFKNRNISEDYITVQEDNYPKTSWDMFKQVMVRSVKGELFTGLKITFGIMYRALFKGEMATVQYPKEKLPIGPRYRAVHKLLRLLESGEERCIGCGLCEKICISNCIRMETRIDENSRKEVMQYTINMGRCIFCGYCAEVCPELAIVHGGRYENSSEQRAHFSLKEDILTNSNALGAQLEFEGYGSVSPDADKKIKKTPLSY from the coding sequence ATGGAACTAAATAAATTTAAAAATAGAAATATAAGCGAAGATTATATTACAGTTCAAGAAGATAATTATCCTAAAACTTCTTGGGATATGTTCAAACAAGTAATGGTAAGGTCTGTAAAGGGTGAACTATTTACAGGTTTAAAAATCACTTTTGGAATAATGTATAGAGCATTATTCAAAGGTGAAATGGCAACAGTTCAATATCCAAAGGAAAAATTACCAATTGGTCCTAGATATAGAGCTGTACATAAGCTTTTAAGACTTTTAGAATCAGGTGAAGAAAGATGTATTGGATGTGGACTTTGTGAAAAGATTTGTATTTCAAACTGTATTAGAATGGAAACACGAATTGATGAAAATTCAAGAAAAGAAGTGATGCAATATACAATAAATATGGGAAGATGTATTTTCTGTGGATATTGTGCTGAGGTTTGTCCAGAATTAGCAATCGTTCATGGTGGAAGATATGAAAATTCAAGTGAACAAAGAGCTCATTTCTCTTTAAAAGAAGATATTTTAACAAATTCAAATGCTTTGGGTGCTCAGCTTGAATTTGAAGGTTATGGTTCAGTATCTCCTGATGCAGATAAAAAAATTAAAAAAACACCATTATCATACTAA
- the nuoH gene encoding NADH-quinone oxidoreductase subunit NuoH has protein sequence MESSIIIETIVKVIVVLAVFSALAGFTTYIERKVLAFMQRRLGPTNVGPYGLLQIAADGIKLFTKEDIIPANVNRPIFMVAPIITAATAFIAMSAIPFFPEFEMFGYTVKPIISDINVGVLFVMSVGAVGLYGPLLAGMSSANKWALLGGARTAIQLLSYEVVSGLALLAPLMMIGSLSLIDINNYQAGGVSNWIIWSQPVAFVLFVIAGFAETNRTPFDLLEHEAELVAGYATEYSGMRWGMFFIGEYANLFTISFLVALIFLGGFEPLWFIPGGLAIVLKVMFLIFLFLWTRASWPHIRPDQLMWLCWKVLMPLAVLNILVTGFVLMF, from the coding sequence ATGGAATCAAGTATCATAATAGAAACTATCGTAAAAGTAATAGTTGTACTTGCTGTGTTTTCAGCACTTGCTGGATTTACAACTTATATTGAAAGAAAAGTTTTAGCATTTATGCAAAGAAGATTAGGACCTACAAATGTTGGACCTTATGGATTGTTACAAATTGCAGCTGATGGAATTAAACTTTTTACAAAAGAGGATATTATTCCTGCAAATGTAAATAGACCTATTTTTATGGTTGCACCTATCATAACAGCTGCAACAGCTTTTATAGCAATGAGTGCTATTCCTTTCTTCCCTGAATTTGAAATGTTTGGATATACAGTAAAACCAATAATTAGTGATATTAATGTTGGGGTTTTATTTGTAATGTCTGTTGGAGCAGTTGGGCTTTATGGACCACTTTTAGCTGGTATGAGTAGTGCTAATAAATGGGCATTACTTGGAGGTGCAAGAACTGCAATTCAACTTTTATCTTATGAAGTTGTATCAGGACTTGCTCTTTTAGCTCCACTTATGATGATAGGAAGTCTTTCTTTAATTGATATAAATAATTATCAAGCAGGTGGAGTTTCAAACTGGATAATTTGGTCTCAACCTGTTGCTTTTGTTTTATTTGTAATTGCTGGATTTGCTGAAACTAATAGAACTCCATTTGACTTACTTGAGCATGAAGCTGAATTAGTTGCTGGTTATGCAACAGAGTATTCAGGTATGAGATGGGGGATGTTCTTTATTGGAGAGTATGCAAACCTTTTTACAATCTCTTTTTTAGTTGCATTGATTTTCTTAGGTGGATTTGAGCCTTTATGGTTTATTCCAGGTGGTTTAGCAATTGTTTTAAAAGTTATGTTTTTGATTTTCCTTTTCTTATGGACAAGAGCATCTTGGCCACATATTAGACCCGATCAATTGATGTGGTTATGTTGGAAAGTTTTAATGCCACTTGCAGTACTAAATATTTTAGTTACTGGTTTTGTGCTAATGTTTTAG
- a CDS encoding NADH-quinone oxidoreductase subunit G, whose product MSDMITLTIDGKTVEAKDGESILNVARANNVFVPAVCYLTRCSPTLACRLCLVEADGKQVYGCNTKVKAGMDISTTTPNIAIERRAIMEVYDVNHPLQCGVCDQSGECELQNYSLYMKVDSQSYSIKDIHRPTQHWGVMNYDPALCIVCERCVTVCQDMVGSNALSTVKRPSDAIDATFKSEMPKDAYAMWNKLNKSLIGYDADACTNCGECISACPVGALVSHDFQYTSNAWELKKIPAANPHSSDCAFLYYDIKHESIDNHATKKIYRVNSEPHYSTVNGAGRFAYDFENKVSSKDKVAFKKAVEAFKNAKNIKFNSYITNEEALILQEIASKTGAKLVNEDARRYQEFLNNYSKTSGKSLYSSTLADVHSSNFVISVGGYLKSDLPNARYAFNNSVIMNKGAGLYFHPVADPIMEKIGKKGKTTEFIYHVPLAEEAILYFILYKFGKELPVQVQAYIDSFKQTKTKTVVEEVKETVVEIVKDEATGEEKEVKKVVTNKVSKEVEFEYSTLVELFGKDEKFLDLLEEMLAKKDKFSLIVAEDLITHPNSVNLAKLCGLIDRCTVFDVVIIPSQTNTLGVAQICTLSKEVEGFSVGYNMKADFELSALGDGNLDIPALNQQEGTFTNIDKKVIPTNAALEFKGYTLNEVANEVLGTDVEYTIEYTAKLPIQKGYKSEQFDDLPNKFGNDQIEYRGYDLQTFEVSIQDDFKPIIDERITLQDDELIIYRANPINQFNEFTAIAHEFKDKLQDGIFCSKSLFEKLELNEGDKVKVIANNQELILEAYVDIQIEGNIPYISTFMKNSSSNALFNTYRFNKAKVVKA is encoded by the coding sequence ATGAGTGATATGATTACACTTACAATTGATGGTAAAACAGTTGAAGCAAAAGATGGTGAGTCAATATTAAATGTAGCTAGGGCAAACAATGTTTTTGTTCCAGCAGTTTGTTATTTAACTAGATGTTCTCCTACATTAGCCTGTAGATTGTGTTTAGTTGAAGCAGATGGAAAACAAGTATATGGCTGTAATACAAAAGTAAAAGCAGGAATGGATATATCTACTACAACTCCTAATATTGCAATTGAAAGAAGAGCAATTATGGAAGTTTATGATGTAAACCATCCATTACAATGTGGTGTTTGTGACCAAAGTGGAGAGTGTGAATTACAAAACTACTCTTTATACATGAAAGTTGATTCTCAATCTTATAGTATCAAAGATATTCACAGACCAACTCAACATTGGGGAGTTATGAATTATGACCCAGCTTTATGTATAGTTTGTGAAAGATGTGTAACTGTTTGTCAAGATATGGTTGGTTCAAATGCATTAAGTACAGTAAAAAGACCAAGTGATGCAATTGATGCTACATTTAAATCAGAAATGCCAAAAGATGCTTATGCTATGTGGAATAAGCTAAATAAATCACTTATTGGTTATGATGCTGATGCCTGTACAAATTGTGGAGAGTGTATTAGTGCCTGTCCAGTTGGAGCATTAGTAAGCCATGATTTTCAATATACTTCAAATGCATGGGAACTTAAAAAAATACCAGCAGCAAATCCACACTCAAGTGATTGTGCTTTTTTATATTATGATATAAAACATGAATCAATAGATAACCATGCAACAAAGAAGATTTATAGAGTAAATAGTGAACCTCATTATTCAACTGTAAATGGTGCTGGAAGATTTGCTTATGATTTTGAAAACAAAGTTTCATCAAAAGACAAAGTTGCGTTTAAAAAAGCTGTTGAGGCATTTAAAAATGCAAAAAATATCAAATTCAACTCTTACATTACAAATGAAGAGGCTCTAATTTTACAAGAAATTGCTTCAAAAACTGGTGCAAAACTTGTAAATGAAGATGCAAGAAGATATCAAGAGTTTTTAAATAATTACTCTAAAACTTCTGGAAAATCACTTTATAGTTCTACACTTGCTGATGTTCATAGTTCAAATTTTGTAATTTCAGTTGGTGGATACTTAAAATCTGATTTACCAAATGCTAGATATGCATTTAATAATTCTGTTATTATGAACAAAGGTGCTGGATTATATTTTCACCCAGTAGCTGATCCGATTATGGAAAAAATTGGTAAAAAAGGTAAAACAACAGAGTTTATTTATCATGTACCATTAGCTGAAGAGGCTATTTTATATTTTATTTTATATAAATTTGGAAAAGAGTTACCAGTACAAGTTCAAGCGTATATTGATTCATTTAAACAAACAAAAACAAAAACAGTTGTTGAAGAGGTTAAAGAGACAGTTGTTGAAATTGTAAAAGATGAAGCAACAGGTGAAGAGAAAGAGGTTAAAAAAGTTGTAACAAATAAAGTTTCAAAAGAAGTAGAATTTGAATACTCAACTTTAGTAGAACTTTTTGGAAAAGATGAGAAATTCCTTGATTTATTAGAAGAGATGTTAGCTAAAAAAGATAAATTCTCTTTAATTGTTGCAGAAGATTTAATAACTCATCCAAATAGTGTAAATTTAGCAAAACTTTGTGGTTTAATAGATAGATGTACTGTTTTTGATGTGGTTATTATTCCATCTCAAACTAACACTTTGGGAGTTGCACAAATCTGTACATTATCAAAAGAAGTTGAAGGATTTAGTGTTGGTTATAACATGAAAGCGGATTTTGAATTATCTGCTTTAGGTGATGGCAATTTAGATATTCCAGCCCTTAATCAACAAGAGGGAACTTTTACTAATATTGATAAAAAAGTTATTCCAACAAATGCAGCTTTAGAATTTAAAGGTTATACATTAAATGAAGTTGCAAATGAAGTTTTAGGAACAGATGTTGAATATACAATTGAATATACAGCAAAACTTCCAATACAAAAAGGTTATAAATCAGAACAATTCGATGATTTACCAAACAAATTTGGTAATGATCAAATTGAATATAGAGGTTATGATTTACAAACATTTGAAGTTTCAATTCAAGATGATTTTAAACCAATAATTGATGAAAGAATAACATTACAAGATGATGAACTTATTATTTATAGAGCAAATCCAATAAATCAATTTAATGAATTTACAGCAATTGCCCATGAGTTTAAAGATAAACTTCAAGATGGTATCTTCTGCTCAAAATCTTTATTTGAGAAATTAGAGTTAAATGAAGGTGATAAGGTAAAAGTTATAGCAAATAATCAAGAGTTGATTTTAGAGGCTTACGTTGATATTCAAATAGAGGGAAATATTCCTTATATTTCAACATTTATGAAAAATAGTTCTTCAAATGCTTTATTTAATACATATAGATTTAATAAAGCAAAAGTAGTAAAGGCATAA
- a CDS encoding NADH-ubiquinone oxidoreductase subunit E family protein, producing the protein MKRFDLRHLKNDFYERMLELLDKQIAPQEVAIIMFEIGDFSNIQKSADVIYEAGYTLMNSIKFNEVDWTLVVKKVKPEPRPVIEESAKDE; encoded by the coding sequence ATGAAAAGATTTGATTTAAGACACTTAAAGAATGATTTTTATGAAAGAATGTTGGAACTATTAGATAAACAAATAGCACCCCAAGAGGTTGCGATTATTATGTTTGAAATTGGTGATTTTTCAAATATACAAAAATCAGCAGATGTGATTTATGAAGCTGGATATACATTAATGAATTCGATTAAATTTAATGAAGTTGATTGGACATTAGTAGTAAAAAAAGTAAAACCAGAGCCAAGACCTGTGATTGAAGAAAGTGCAAAAGATGAATAA
- the nuoD gene encoding NADH dehydrogenase (quinone) subunit D: protein MQQPNRLKPFFENIHFEREDNTMMVNFGPQHPSAHGQLRLILELQGEEVVKSRPMIGYLHRGMEKMAENMIYNEFLPTTDRMDYIAATSNNYGYALAIEKLLGIEAPRRAEIIRTMLLELNRITSHLFWLATHALDVGAMSMFLYCFREREYAMDLIEDYCGARLTHSAVRIGGVPLDLPSNWIDDCSSFLDILEQELKTYEGLLTENRIWKMRLENVGVITPTMAKDWGCSGIALRGSGIKWDLRKEMPYGIYPELDFDVPVSYTNDSYGRYKICIAEMRESSKILKQLFSMYKESDSQLMAHAPNYISASKEQIMTQNYSLMQHFVLVTQGMRPPVGEVYVATESPKGELGYFVVSDGSPYAYRMKIRTPSFQHTAILEELLIGCQLADVVTIIGNLNIVFGEIDR from the coding sequence ATGCAACAACCAAATAGACTAAAACCTTTTTTTGAAAATATCCATTTTGAGCGAGAAGATAATACCATGATGGTAAACTTTGGTCCTCAACACCCTTCAGCTCATGGTCAATTAAGACTTATTTTAGAGCTTCAAGGTGAGGAAGTTGTAAAATCAAGACCAATGATTGGATACCTTCACAGAGGTATGGAAAAAATGGCTGAAAATATGATTTATAATGAATTTTTGCCAACAACAGATAGAATGGATTATATAGCTGCAACTTCAAATAATTATGGATATGCATTAGCTATTGAAAAATTATTAGGAATTGAGGCTCCAAGACGAGCTGAGATTATCAGAACGATGCTTTTAGAGTTAAATAGAATTACTTCACATCTATTTTGGCTTGCAACTCATGCACTTGATGTTGGAGCTATGTCTATGTTCTTGTACTGTTTTAGAGAAAGAGAATACGCAATGGACTTAATAGAAGACTATTGTGGTGCTAGACTTACTCATAGTGCAGTTAGAATTGGTGGAGTACCTTTGGATTTACCAAGTAATTGGATTGATGATTGTTCTAGTTTTTTAGATATTTTGGAACAAGAACTTAAAACTTATGAAGGTTTATTAACAGAAAATAGAATCTGGAAAATGAGACTTGAAAATGTTGGTGTTATAACTCCTACTATGGCAAAAGATTGGGGATGTTCTGGAATTGCTTTAAGAGGAAGTGGTATTAAATGGGATTTAAGAAAAGAGATGCCTTATGGGATTTATCCTGAACTTGATTTTGATGTTCCTGTTTCATATACAAATGACTCTTATGGAAGATATAAAATCTGTATTGCTGAAATGAGAGAATCTTCGAAAATCTTAAAACAATTATTTTCAATGTATAAAGAATCAGATTCTCAACTTATGGCTCATGCACCAAATTATATCTCAGCTTCTAAAGAGCAAATTATGACTCAAAACTACTCTTTAATGCAACATTTTGTTTTAGTGACACAGGGTATGAGACCACCTGTTGGTGAAGTTTATGTGGCTACTGAATCACCAAAAGGAGAACTTGGATATTTTGTAGTAAGTGATGGAAGTCCTTATGCTTACAGAATGAAAATAAGAACACCAAGTTTCCAACATACTGCTATTTTAGAAGAGCTTTTAATTGGTTGCCAATTGGCAGACGTGGTTACTATTATTGGTAATCTTAATATAGTTTTTGGTGAGATTGACAGATGA
- a CDS encoding NADH-quinone oxidoreductase subunit C — MRKYTPKDSVQKQAYFSDRFFVSPPVPRLNPNEDEVFAKDFEEINYCISVKEAYIELGHLVVVIDRNFLISCVKLLKEKLEYDMLIELSAIDYLASKGGYEIFYEFLSLSKHKRLRVKCFLPKDKAIESLTLFFKSANWSEREMYDMLGVKVVNHPNLKRLIMPDDWYDHPLKKTYPLQGDEAASWYEVDKIFGKEARDIIGPEQRDPAAIDRYDTTRFARLGHEVPFGMDISQFEPETPISYEEKEGNTLVKKLKPEDSVVLKRRR, encoded by the coding sequence ATGAGAAAATATACGCCAAAAGATAGTGTTCAAAAACAAGCATACTTTTCAGATAGATTTTTTGTAAGTCCACCAGTTCCTAGATTAAATCCAAATGAAGATGAAGTTTTCGCTAAAGATTTTGAAGAGATTAATTACTGTATTAGTGTAAAAGAAGCATATATTGAACTTGGGCATTTAGTAGTTGTAATTGATAGAAATTTTTTAATTTCATGTGTAAAACTTTTAAAGGAAAAATTAGAATATGATATGTTGATTGAATTATCAGCAATTGATTATTTAGCTTCAAAAGGTGGCTATGAGATTTTTTATGAATTTCTATCGTTATCAAAACATAAAAGATTAAGAGTTAAATGTTTTTTACCAAAAGATAAAGCTATTGAATCATTAACTCTATTTTTTAAATCAGCAAATTGGTCTGAAAGAGAAATGTATGATATGTTAGGTGTAAAAGTAGTTAATCATCCAAATTTAAAAAGACTTATTATGCCTGATGATTGGTATGACCATCCTCTTAAAAAAACATATCCACTTCAAGGTGATGAGGCAGCTTCATGGTATGAGGTTGATAAAATTTTTGGAAAAGAAGCACGTGATATTATAGGACCTGAACAAAGAGATCCAGCTGCTATTGATAGATATGATACAACTAGATTTGCAAGACTTGGACATGAAGTTCCATTTGGGATGGACATATCTCAATTTGAACCAGAAACTCCTATTTCTTATGAAGAGAAAGAGGGAAATACTTTAGTTAAAAAATTAAAACCTGAAGATTCAGTTGTTTTAAAAAGAAGAAGGTAA